The following DNA comes from Massilia sp. KIM.
TCGCTCCGGCATACGCGCGCCATCACCGTCGAAGCCTATGCGCGCGACGATGGCCTGTGGGATCTCGACGCCACCATCCGCGACGTCAAGACGCGCGACATCACGCTCGCGTCCGGCGAGCGTCCCGGCGGCGTCCCGGTGCATGACCTGAAGCTGCGCGTCACCATCGACCGCGACCTGACCATCGTCGACGCCGAAGCCGCGTCCGATGCGGTCCCCTATCCCGGTTTCTGCGACACCATCGGCCCCGCCTACAAGAAGCTGGTCGGTCTGTCGCTCCTGAACCACTTCCGGCTGCACCTGAAAGACCGCCTTGCTGGCGTGCTCGGTTGCACCCATCTGACCGAATTGGCCCAGGTGCTGCCCACCGCAGCGCTGCAGGCCTACGCCGACGACGTCTTTACGACCCGCGGCGGCGCCGACGACAACTCGGCCGAACGGCCCTTCGAGCTCGACCGTTGCCATGCCCTGCGCAGCGACGGCCCGGCCGTGGCCAAGTACTATCC
Coding sequences within:
- a CDS encoding DUF2889 domain-containing protein → MPLSPPVSRSLRHTRAITVEAYARDDGLWDLDATIRDVKTRDITLASGERPGGVPVHDLKLRVTIDRDLTIVDAEAASDAVPYPGFCDTIGPAYKKLVGLSLLNHFRLHLKDRLAGVLGCTHLTELAQVLPTAALQAYADDVFTTRGGADDNSAERPFELDRCHALRSDGPAVAKYYPRWAIKAVSG